The proteins below are encoded in one region of Acidobacteriota bacterium:
- a CDS encoding flagellin, with product MAAFSVVTNIGALKAHNQLVSTERNLNVTLNRLSSGLRINGAADDAAGLAIAENLRADVQGLNQAVRNANDGLSVINVADSALNEISNMLQRAMTLAEQAASDTSGQDSSSSKSAINDEYNQILSEIDRIASTVSFNGINLLSSGGATIDVQVGLSSSTNDRITVTTSAISAASLGLASDQLLTKSDARNELVALQSAIDTVSSDRGDLGASYNRLTNTIAVITVQAENLMAAESQIRDANIAQEVVNMTKYQVLTQSGLAALGQANNSSQNVLSLLQ from the coding sequence ATGGCTGCGTTTTCGGTAGTGACCAACATCGGAGCACTGAAAGCTCACAACCAGTTGGTGTCCACGGAACGAAATCTGAACGTGACACTGAATCGGCTCTCCTCGGGCCTGCGGATCAACGGTGCCGCCGATGATGCCGCCGGCCTGGCCATCGCGGAGAACCTGCGAGCCGATGTGCAGGGGCTCAACCAGGCCGTCCGCAACGCCAATGACGGCCTGAGCGTGATCAACGTCGCCGACTCGGCGCTCAACGAGATTTCGAACATGCTCCAACGAGCGATGACCCTGGCCGAACAGGCCGCGTCGGATACCTCGGGTCAGGACAGCTCGTCGTCCAAGAGCGCGATCAACGACGAGTACAACCAGATCCTCTCGGAGATCGACAGGATCGCTTCCACCGTCTCGTTCAACGGTATCAACCTGCTGTCCTCCGGCGGAGCGACGATCGACGTTCAGGTGGGCCTGTCCTCGTCGACCAACGACCGGATCACGGTCACCACCAGCGCCATCTCGGCCGCCAGCCTCGGCCTGGCCAGCGATCAGCTGCTGACCAAGTCCGATGCTCGGAACGAGCTGGTCGCCCTGCAGAGCGCGATCGATACGGTTTCCTCCGATCGTGGCGACCTCGGCGCCTCCTACAATCGTCTGACCAACACGATCGCCGTGATCACGGTCCAGGCGGAGAACCTGATGGCTGCCGAGAGCCAGATTCGCGACGCGAACATCGCCCAGGAAGTCGTGAACATGACGAAATACCAGGTCCTGACCCAGAGTGGCCTGGCCGCCCTCGGACAGGCGAACAACTCTTCTCAGAACGTGCTGAGCCTGCTGCAGTAG
- a CDS encoding GGDEF domain-containing protein: MANKASQVHEQQCSIRHPVADSSTQGRIPATGGAPAPVSGELLGRLARCLALEELEEMVIEVLRSRVPERTLLVNLASPATEPRRLAEPGRPTRPWPARRRIPPLLAVPIQDQEEVLGWIAVVDDGNDDERSTRKARAALREIAAAAGIPTRNAHVHGEALALALRDPLTGLFNRRAFEAFIERESQGALRSGRPLTLILIDLDDFKPINDRFGHPAGDALLASVAGVLLSNLRRSDIVARIGGDEFAVLLPETGLDAGVKLARRLRNALARAKIRQNDGDPLLRARGSFGVAELENSGGGAQGLVEAADRALYSAKRRGGHRVHRGQGRRRQDRASRLHPTARKQESNP, translated from the coding sequence ATGGCCAACAAGGCTTCACAAGTCCATGAACAGCAGTGTTCGATTCGTCACCCGGTGGCCGATTCCTCGACACAGGGGCGGATTCCGGCCACTGGCGGGGCTCCCGCCCCGGTTTCAGGAGAACTCCTCGGCCGCCTGGCGCGCTGCCTGGCCCTCGAAGAACTCGAAGAAATGGTGATCGAGGTCCTTCGTAGCCGGGTGCCGGAACGCACCCTGCTGGTCAACCTGGCCTCTCCCGCCACTGAACCCCGGCGGCTGGCGGAACCCGGACGCCCCACCCGCCCCTGGCCGGCACGGCGCCGGATCCCCCCTCTGCTGGCGGTGCCCATTCAGGACCAGGAGGAGGTGCTGGGCTGGATCGCCGTGGTGGATGACGGCAATGATGACGAGAGGTCCACGCGGAAGGCCCGGGCCGCCCTGCGGGAAATCGCCGCCGCGGCCGGCATCCCCACGCGCAACGCCCACGTGCACGGGGAAGCCCTTGCGCTGGCCCTGCGGGACCCCCTGACCGGGCTGTTCAACCGCCGGGCCTTCGAGGCCTTCATCGAACGAGAATCCCAGGGTGCCCTTCGCAGCGGGCGCCCGCTGACCTTGATCCTGATCGATCTCGACGATTTCAAACCGATCAACGATCGCTTCGGGCATCCCGCCGGGGACGCCCTTCTGGCCTCCGTGGCGGGCGTTCTGCTGTCGAACCTGCGACGCTCCGATATCGTCGCCCGTATCGGCGGCGATGAATTCGCCGTACTTTTGCCAGAAACCGGCCTCGACGCCGGGGTCAAGCTGGCACGTCGCCTGAGGAACGCCTTGGCCAGGGCAAAAATAAGGCAAAATGATGGCGATCCCCTCCTGCGAGCCCGGGGCAGCTTCGGCGTGGCCGAACTGGAGAACTCCGGCGGCGGGGCTCAAGGACTGGTGGAGGCCGCCGACCGCGCTCTCTATTCAGCCAAGCGTCGCGGAGGCCACCGGGTCCACCGCGGCCAGGGCCGCCGGCGCCAGGATCGCGCCTCCCGCCTCCACCCCACCGCCAGGAAACAGGAGAGCAACCCATGA
- a CDS encoding PilZ domain-containing protein → MTISDTSRSFARVDVRIPVRLQILDAQQAAELAERLEMEPTYAQKLSIDHPGREARSSWERLALYTLIERLEKLERGLEKIADNLGVSLADGPEWIEGETVSLSGSGAGLRLPRKLEEGTPVEVEFTLLGEPTGVVRILGHIVTLVHPDGDRLPVGRYHLGVAFDAFHDDDRQAIIRYTFAQQRAQIREMRADEDP, encoded by the coding sequence ATGACTATCAGCGACACCTCCCGCTCCTTCGCCCGTGTGGACGTGCGCATTCCCGTGCGCCTGCAAATCCTCGATGCCCAGCAGGCGGCCGAGCTCGCCGAGCGGCTCGAGATGGAGCCCACTTATGCCCAGAAGCTCTCCATCGACCACCCGGGTCGCGAAGCACGCAGCAGTTGGGAGCGGCTGGCTCTCTATACCCTGATCGAGCGGCTCGAGAAGCTCGAACGGGGCCTCGAGAAGATCGCGGACAACCTGGGCGTGTCGCTGGCCGATGGCCCCGAATGGATCGAGGGAGAAACGGTGAGTCTCTCGGGATCGGGTGCCGGACTCAGGCTGCCCCGCAAACTCGAGGAGGGCACACCGGTGGAAGTGGAGTTCACCCTTCTCGGTGAGCCTACGGGAGTCGTCCGCATCCTCGGGCACATCGTCACCCTGGTTCATCCCGACGGCGACCGGCTCCCCGTCGGACGCTATCACCTGGGGGTGGCCTTCGACGCCTTTCACGACGACGACCGGCAGGCCATTATTCGCTACACATTCGCCCAGCAGCGAGCCCAGATTCGAGAGATGCGAGCCGACGAGGATCCTTGA
- a CDS encoding PTS sugar transporter subunit IIA — MSLAERIDPRWVLVDLEAGDAESLFTAVTETLARTGFLNQAERARAKLLDRERIMSTAIAPGVAVPHARCEDSDRVGLAVVRLAGEGIDFGARDGQPVRLFFVLLGPPEATAEHVQVLGQIARLIQNRQAISRLLAARSAGEVLDVLREE, encoded by the coding sequence GTGAGTCTCGCCGAACGCATCGACCCGCGCTGGGTCCTTGTCGACCTGGAAGCCGGTGATGCGGAGAGTCTGTTCACCGCGGTCACCGAGACGCTCGCCCGAACGGGTTTCTTGAACCAGGCTGAGCGCGCCAGGGCCAAGCTGCTCGATCGCGAGAGGATCATGAGCACGGCTATCGCTCCCGGTGTGGCCGTCCCCCATGCCCGCTGCGAAGACTCGGACCGCGTCGGTCTGGCCGTCGTCCGGCTGGCCGGCGAGGGCATCGACTTCGGTGCGCGGGACGGTCAGCCGGTCCGCCTTTTCTTCGTTTTGCTCGGCCCCCCCGAGGCGACCGCCGAGCACGTCCAGGTCCTCGGCCAGATCGCCCGCCTGATCCAGAATCGCCAGGCCATCTCTCGCCTGCTGGCCGCCCGGTCCGCCGGGGAAGTCCTCGATGTGCTGCGCGAGGAGTAG
- a CDS encoding NADH-quinone oxidoreductase subunit N: MAGTELMLDLRAMMPTLFPAVYGLLLLIGVPLLRRDDRRWLWYIAVGGMLVSTLVPISLLYTGTAGQGGMEMLRCDPMALWLDVMFAVAGLMALLVIPAYLERVDAYRGEIFPLMFFAVTGMTIMVATENLVMIFIGLEVLSIALYVMTGMVRGQQRSVEAALKYFLLGAFSTALFVYGIALVYGVTGRFDLVGIGGAVISGEVFGMPMLLAGLALIIVAFAFKVGAVPFHFWVPDVYQGAPTPVTAFMAAGTKAAAFGVLLRMLHTGFDGSAEVSSRWVLALSVLAVATMLVGNLLALVQDRLKRLLAYSSVAHAGYLLLGLIAPIEVGAANVLFYLLVYTFMTVGAFVVLSLFQEDGEDADHLSHFSGLFQRRPLLAIAMGVFMLSLTGIPPLGGFVGKYTIFLAAVRSGHVGLAVVMGVAAVIGAAYYLKVIVAMFFRAPERSLVDNLKVPLPAAVAVALAVAGTVVLGVAPSLVLGPLSRVHVGIALLP; this comes from the coding sequence ATGGCTGGAACGGAACTGATGCTGGACCTCAGGGCCATGATGCCGACCCTCTTTCCGGCGGTCTACGGCCTGCTGTTGTTGATCGGTGTGCCGCTGCTGCGGCGCGATGATCGACGTTGGCTGTGGTATATCGCGGTCGGAGGAATGCTGGTCAGCACCCTGGTGCCGATCAGCCTGCTCTACACGGGAACCGCCGGCCAGGGTGGCATGGAGATGCTGCGCTGCGATCCGATGGCCCTGTGGCTCGATGTCATGTTCGCGGTGGCGGGCCTGATGGCGCTGCTCGTCATCCCGGCCTACCTCGAACGCGTCGATGCCTACCGGGGAGAGATCTTCCCGTTGATGTTCTTCGCCGTGACGGGAATGACCATCATGGTCGCTACCGAGAACCTGGTGATGATCTTCATCGGTCTCGAGGTCCTGTCCATCGCGCTCTACGTGATGACCGGGATGGTGCGAGGGCAGCAACGCTCGGTGGAGGCGGCGCTGAAGTATTTCCTGCTCGGCGCCTTCTCGACCGCCCTTTTCGTTTATGGCATCGCCCTGGTATACGGAGTGACGGGACGCTTCGACCTGGTGGGCATCGGTGGCGCTGTGATCAGCGGCGAGGTCTTTGGTATGCCGATGCTGCTTGCCGGCCTGGCCCTGATCATCGTCGCCTTCGCCTTCAAGGTGGGGGCCGTGCCCTTCCATTTCTGGGTGCCCGACGTCTACCAGGGAGCGCCCACGCCGGTGACGGCCTTCATGGCCGCGGGGACGAAGGCCGCGGCTTTCGGCGTATTGTTGCGCATGCTCCACACCGGCTTCGATGGTAGCGCGGAGGTTTCATCCCGCTGGGTGCTGGCCCTGTCGGTGCTGGCTGTGGCTACGATGCTCGTCGGCAATCTGCTGGCGCTGGTCCAGGATCGGCTCAAGCGCCTGTTGGCCTACTCCTCGGTGGCTCACGCGGGTTACCTGCTGCTCGGCCTGATCGCGCCGATCGAAGTGGGAGCGGCCAACGTGCTGTTCTACCTGCTGGTCTATACCTTCATGACCGTCGGCGCCTTCGTGGTGCTCTCCCTGTTCCAGGAAGACGGCGAGGATGCCGACCATCTCTCTCACTTCTCCGGGCTCTTTCAGCGTCGGCCGCTGCTCGCCATCGCGATGGGCGTCTTCATGCTCTCACTGACGGGCATTCCTCCCCTTGGCGGCTTCGTGGGCAAGTACACGATCTTCCTCGCGGCCGTGCGTTCGGGGCACGTGGGGCTGGCGGTCGTGATGGGCGTCGCGGCCGTGATCGGCGCGGCGTACTATCTTAAGGTGATCGTCGCCATGTTCTTCCGCGCTCCCGAGCGGTCCCTCGTAGACAACCTGAAGGTGCCGCTGCCGGCTGCCGTGGCGGTGGCCCTGGCCGTGGCAGGCACCGTCGTCCTCGGCGTGGCACCGTCGTTGGTCCTGGGTCCGCTTTCCCGGGTGCACGTCGGGATCGCCCTCCTGCCGTGA
- the nuoL gene encoding NADH-quinone oxidoreductase subunit L, whose amino-acid sequence MLPYLILIPLAPLAGFLLVGLLGSWGLLEDKWAHRIAVTCSALSFVLTLAVVADFSGGLENYAVGAGSAYEVVTGNEHDPARFEVTYWEWLPLGEANLRGWGPDGSVRANLSVGWTLAVDALTLVMLLVVSGIGTLIHIYSIGYMAGERGYYRFFCYLNLFMAMMLTLVLGGNILVMFVGWEGVGLCSYLLIGFYYDQVFDKESGLTCADAGRKAFITNRIGDFGFLLGALLLVVTFGTLDFSEIAAAINASSAFWYGSALLTGIGVLLFVGATGKSAQVPLYVWLPDAMAGPTPVSALIHAATMVTAGVYMLARMSALYWHAPGAMFVVAVVGCLTAVFAATMGMAQYDIKKVLAYSTVSQLGYMFLGAGVGAFVAAVFHLVTHAFFKACLFLGSGSVIARCGHSNDMRLYGGLKRWMPVTYATFLVSTLAITGFPLLSGFMSKDEILARSLFSYRGSFWLWLFGTLGAVMTSFYMFRAVWMTFHGENRSPEHVRENLGESPRVMTGVLVVLAIGAVLVGFLGIPGGVSNLLGLGDINWFEHQLHPVVAARGVVAMAAHGGGHAPVGEHGHDAGHGAAMEVLREGMAHPALSTEWGLFGVALLVFLVGLGMASWAYGGLGERAQRLGRALAYPRRLLYRKWFVDEAYQRLLIGPFWSLSRFFDGTDRRVVDGAVNFSAAASELSGQVIKLFQTGIVRHYALWLLSGAVMVIWLMTK is encoded by the coding sequence ATGCTTCCTTACCTGATTCTGATTCCCCTTGCGCCGCTGGCGGGTTTCCTGCTGGTCGGTTTGCTCGGCTCGTGGGGGCTGCTGGAGGACAAGTGGGCCCACCGCATCGCGGTGACCTGCTCGGCCTTGAGCTTCGTCTTGACGCTCGCCGTGGTCGCCGATTTCAGCGGTGGCCTCGAAAATTACGCTGTCGGCGCCGGCAGCGCCTACGAGGTCGTGACGGGCAACGAGCACGATCCGGCTCGCTTCGAGGTGACGTATTGGGAGTGGCTCCCCCTGGGTGAGGCCAACCTGCGGGGTTGGGGGCCCGATGGCAGCGTGAGAGCCAACCTCAGCGTGGGCTGGACCCTCGCCGTCGACGCCCTGACCCTGGTGATGCTCCTGGTGGTCAGCGGCATCGGTACCCTGATTCACATCTACTCCATCGGCTACATGGCCGGGGAGCGTGGCTACTACCGCTTCTTTTGCTATCTCAACCTCTTCATGGCGATGATGTTGACCCTCGTCCTGGGGGGCAACATCCTGGTGATGTTCGTCGGCTGGGAAGGCGTGGGGCTCTGCTCTTATCTGCTGATCGGCTTCTACTATGACCAGGTCTTCGACAAGGAAAGCGGGCTGACCTGTGCCGACGCCGGGCGCAAGGCCTTCATCACCAACCGTATCGGCGATTTCGGCTTTTTGCTCGGCGCACTGCTCCTGGTGGTGACCTTCGGTACACTGGACTTCTCGGAGATCGCCGCCGCGATCAATGCTTCTTCGGCCTTCTGGTACGGATCGGCCCTGCTTACCGGTATCGGGGTTTTGCTCTTCGTCGGTGCCACGGGGAAGAGCGCCCAGGTGCCGCTCTACGTCTGGCTGCCCGACGCGATGGCCGGACCGACTCCCGTCTCGGCTCTGATTCACGCGGCCACGATGGTCACGGCCGGCGTCTACATGTTGGCCCGGATGTCCGCCCTGTATTGGCATGCGCCGGGGGCGATGTTCGTGGTGGCCGTGGTGGGCTGCCTGACGGCCGTCTTCGCGGCGACGATGGGCATGGCTCAGTACGACATCAAGAAAGTGCTGGCCTATTCCACGGTTTCCCAGCTCGGTTACATGTTTCTGGGCGCCGGCGTCGGGGCTTTCGTGGCGGCCGTCTTCCACCTGGTCACTCACGCCTTCTTCAAGGCCTGCCTCTTCCTGGGCTCCGGATCCGTGATTGCCCGCTGCGGTCACAGCAACGACATGCGGCTCTACGGGGGCCTGAAGCGGTGGATGCCGGTAACCTACGCCACGTTCCTGGTCTCGACTCTCGCGATCACGGGTTTCCCGCTTCTGTCGGGTTTCATGTCCAAGGACGAGATCCTGGCTCGCTCCCTTTTCTCCTACCGCGGTTCCTTCTGGCTCTGGTTGTTCGGAACTCTTGGTGCGGTGATGACGTCGTTCTACATGTTCCGTGCCGTGTGGATGACCTTCCACGGTGAGAACCGGTCTCCCGAACACGTGCGCGAGAATCTCGGGGAGTCGCCCCGTGTGATGACCGGCGTGCTCGTGGTTCTGGCGATCGGCGCCGTCCTGGTCGGTTTTCTCGGGATCCCCGGCGGGGTGAGCAACCTGCTGGGCCTGGGCGATATCAACTGGTTCGAGCACCAGCTGCACCCGGTCGTCGCCGCCCGCGGCGTGGTGGCCATGGCGGCCCACGGCGGCGGCCACGCCCCGGTGGGGGAGCATGGCCATGATGCAGGACACGGTGCGGCCATGGAGGTGCTTCGAGAGGGTATGGCGCATCCGGCCCTGAGTACCGAGTGGGGGCTGTTCGGTGTGGCCCTGTTGGTCTTCCTGGTCGGCCTGGGCATGGCTTCCTGGGCTTACGGCGGGCTGGGGGAGCGTGCGCAGAGGCTGGGTCGAGCGCTGGCGTATCCGCGGCGACTGCTGTACCGCAAATGGTTTGTCGATGAGGCCTACCAGCGTCTTCTCATCGGGCCTTTCTGGTCCTTGAGCCGATTTTTCGATGGAACGGACCGCCGGGTCGTCGATGGCGCGGTGAATTTCAGCGCGGCGGCGTCCGAGCTTTCCGGGCAGGTGATCAAGCTGTTCCAGACCGGCATCGTGCGCCACTACGCGCTGTGGCTGCTGTCCGGGGCGGTGATGGTCATCTGGCTGATGACGAAATAG
- the nuoK gene encoding NADH-quinone oxidoreductase subunit NuoK has product MADAPSAALLLSSLLFAIGAFGVLTRRGAITILMCIEIMLNSANLALVSVSRALPGVGGSGAVDGQVMALFVLAIAAAEAAVGLAIVIALFRLKGSTDIDLARLLKW; this is encoded by the coding sequence ATGGCCGACGCTCCCAGCGCAGCCTTGTTGCTCTCGTCGCTGCTTTTCGCCATCGGAGCCTTCGGCGTCCTGACCCGTCGGGGTGCGATCACGATCCTGATGTGCATCGAGATCATGCTCAACTCCGCCAACCTCGCGCTGGTCTCCGTCAGCCGCGCGCTGCCGGGTGTTGGTGGGAGCGGCGCGGTGGATGGGCAGGTGATGGCGCTTTTCGTTCTCGCGATCGCCGCCGCGGAGGCGGCAGTGGGCCTGGCGATCGTGATCGCCCTGTTCAGGCTCAAGGGTTCCACCGATATCGACCTCGCCCGATTGCTGAAGTGGTGA
- a CDS encoding NADH-quinone oxidoreductase subunit J, whose protein sequence is MIALGVMATMGSVQLTVFALLAVLAAGSALVVVLHRNPVVEGLFLVLHLLTIAGFYALLEAYFFAVVQVLIYAGAIMVLIIFVIMLLNLQPEAKGGPGLVPMFFAFAMGLALVLLLIRAGTSFAPDPPVGAVAEDFGTAAGMGRALFGAYFYPFELVSLALLSAMAGAIVLAKRHLED, encoded by the coding sequence ATGATCGCGCTGGGAGTGATGGCAACGATGGGTTCCGTGCAGCTGACGGTCTTCGCCCTGCTGGCCGTGCTGGCCGCAGGTAGCGCGCTGGTCGTCGTGCTGCACCGCAACCCCGTGGTCGAAGGTCTGTTCCTGGTGTTGCACCTGCTGACGATCGCGGGTTTCTACGCCCTGCTCGAGGCCTACTTCTTCGCCGTGGTGCAGGTCCTGATCTACGCCGGCGCCATCATGGTCCTGATCATCTTCGTCATCATGCTGCTCAATCTGCAGCCCGAGGCGAAGGGAGGGCCCGGCCTGGTGCCGATGTTTTTCGCCTTCGCCATGGGTCTGGCCCTGGTGCTGCTGCTGATCCGGGCGGGAACCTCCTTCGCACCGGATCCGCCCGTGGGCGCCGTCGCAGAGGATTTCGGCACGGCGGCGGGGATGGGTCGGGCTCTCTTCGGGGCGTACTTTTACCCCTTCGAGCTGGTATCGCTGGCGCTGCTTTCCGCCATGGCGGGAGCGATCGTGCTGGCCAAGCGTCATTTGGAGGATTGA
- the nuoH gene encoding NADH-quinone oxidoreductase subunit NuoH: MDLVIVIGAVAKVAVVVGLLQVSVALLTWVERRGSALIQLRRGPNRVGPFGLLQPMADGIKFFFKEDILPPFVHKPTFILAPAVSLFCALMAFAVIPFGGVLEISGREIPLVIADIDAGVLLLLAASGLGVYGIILAGWASNNKYSQLGGLRASAQMISYELSLGLGVIAVLVLAGTLNLGEIVELQSRQLPFAIFLPLGFVVLLIAGLAETNRLPFDLPEAESELVAGYHTEYSSMKFSMFFMAEYINMITSAALLVTLYLGGYAVPGFIAGPLGLSGNALAVAQVASFALKVAFFLWVFVWVRWTLPRFRFDQLMRVGWKALIPLGFLNVIWAALLAILKPEWFS; encoded by the coding sequence GTGGATCTCGTCATCGTCATCGGAGCGGTCGCCAAGGTGGCGGTCGTCGTCGGCTTGCTGCAGGTCAGCGTGGCCTTGCTGACCTGGGTCGAAAGACGAGGCTCGGCGCTGATCCAGTTGCGCCGCGGCCCCAATCGGGTGGGCCCCTTCGGATTGCTGCAGCCCATGGCCGACGGCATCAAATTCTTCTTCAAGGAAGATATCCTGCCGCCCTTCGTGCACAAGCCGACCTTCATCCTGGCGCCCGCGGTTTCGCTGTTTTGCGCCTTGATGGCCTTTGCGGTCATTCCCTTCGGTGGCGTGCTGGAGATTTCGGGCCGGGAGATCCCGCTGGTCATCGCCGACATCGACGCCGGGGTGCTCTTGCTGCTCGCCGCCAGCGGGCTGGGCGTCTACGGCATCATCCTGGCGGGCTGGGCTTCGAACAACAAGTATTCGCAGCTCGGCGGCCTGCGCGCCTCGGCTCAAATGATTTCCTACGAACTCTCTCTGGGCCTGGGCGTCATCGCCGTACTCGTCCTGGCGGGTACACTCAACCTGGGAGAGATCGTCGAACTCCAGTCGCGACAACTACCCTTCGCGATCTTCCTGCCTCTCGGTTTCGTGGTGCTGCTGATCGCCGGTCTGGCCGAAACGAACCGCTTGCCGTTCGATCTGCCCGAGGCCGAGTCGGAATTGGTGGCGGGCTACCACACCGAGTACTCGTCGATGAAGTTCTCCATGTTCTTCATGGCCGAGTACATCAACATGATCACTTCGGCCGCCCTGCTGGTGACCCTCTACCTGGGTGGTTACGCGGTTCCCGGGTTCATTGCCGGGCCGCTCGGTCTGTCGGGTAACGCGCTGGCCGTAGCGCAGGTGGCCAGCTTCGCCTTGAAGGTGGCCTTTTTCCTCTGGGTATTCGTCTGGGTTCGCTGGACCCTGCCGCGCTTCCGTTTCGATCAGCTGATGCGGGTCGGATGGAAAGCCTTGATTCCGCTGGGCTTTCTCAATGTGATCTGGGCGGCGCTGCTGGCGATCCTCAAGCCGGAGTGGTTCTCATGA
- a CDS encoding 2Fe-2S iron-sulfur cluster-binding protein has protein sequence MPTFTINDRELTVPEGTTILQAALAHGIDIPHYCYHPGLSIAGNCRICLVEVEKFPKPAIACNTVVSDGMVVSTESEKVQGWRESVMEFLLINHPLDCPICDQAGECRLQEYSYRHGAPTTRFVEEKEHGPKRRDLGPHVLFDWERCIKCTRCIRFCEEVPKTGELGMFLRGVREEIGVFPGRELANPYSGNVVDICPVGALTLKEFRFRSRVWFVTDVPSVCPGCARGCSVDLGTLRNEIYRITPRTNHAVNRWWICDEGRLWNRRLAEARDRRLGVPRSGDQEGDWEAALAAASAALSSAAPGGKVALLASPRATVEEIYLLAQLAMGPLGGARVYLPRHERGENDELLIRSDRSPNARGAEMVLDAVAGGFGRVEALEEELRAGKIDVLLALGPGLLGPVDDEDDVIDGEALGHASRVIVLDAYASPLSAAAQVLLPVCSYAESGGTWVNFAGRVQHAEKALLPTATVRPASMVLADLFDSLGSRKAPAPAEVAAHIAESVPDLAGIEWKALPGSEGQDAAGCQAADQACPATGAAARMLASGWKL, from the coding sequence ATGCCGACCTTCACGATCAACGACCGCGAGCTGACCGTCCCGGAGGGAACGACGATCCTTCAGGCGGCTCTCGCCCATGGGATCGATATTCCCCACTACTGCTATCACCCGGGCCTGAGTATTGCGGGTAATTGCCGGATCTGCCTGGTGGAAGTCGAGAAGTTCCCGAAGCCCGCCATTGCCTGCAACACGGTCGTCTCCGACGGCATGGTGGTCAGTACCGAGTCGGAAAAGGTACAGGGCTGGCGGGAGTCGGTGATGGAGTTCCTGCTGATCAATCACCCTCTCGACTGTCCGATCTGCGATCAGGCCGGCGAGTGTCGCTTGCAGGAGTATTCCTACCGGCACGGCGCCCCCACGACCCGCTTCGTCGAGGAGAAAGAGCACGGGCCCAAGCGACGCGACCTGGGGCCCCACGTGCTCTTCGACTGGGAACGTTGCATCAAGTGCACCCGCTGCATCCGGTTCTGCGAGGAAGTGCCCAAGACGGGCGAATTAGGCATGTTCCTGCGAGGCGTGCGTGAGGAAATCGGCGTCTTCCCCGGCCGCGAACTGGCCAATCCCTACTCGGGCAACGTGGTGGACATCTGTCCGGTCGGGGCGTTGACCCTCAAGGAATTCCGGTTCCGTTCGCGCGTCTGGTTCGTCACGGACGTGCCTTCGGTCTGCCCGGGGTGCGCCCGCGGCTGCTCGGTCGACCTCGGTACGCTGCGCAACGAGATCTACCGCATCACCCCCCGTACCAACCATGCGGTGAATCGCTGGTGGATCTGTGACGAGGGGCGGTTGTGGAATCGGCGCCTCGCCGAGGCGCGCGACCGGAGGCTGGGTGTTCCCCGTTCCGGTGATCAGGAAGGCGACTGGGAAGCGGCTCTGGCGGCGGCCTCCGCCGCTCTCTCTTCCGCGGCCCCCGGGGGCAAGGTGGCGTTACTGGCCAGTCCGCGGGCGACCGTGGAGGAGATCTACCTGCTGGCGCAACTGGCCATGGGGCCGTTGGGAGGCGCTCGGGTCTACCTGCCCCGGCACGAGCGGGGCGAGAATGACGAGTTACTGATTCGCTCCGACCGCTCGCCCAATGCCCGGGGCGCCGAGATGGTTCTCGACGCCGTGGCTGGTGGTTTTGGCCGGGTGGAGGCCCTCGAAGAGGAACTGCGTGCGGGGAAGATCGATGTGCTGCTGGCCCTGGGTCCCGGACTGTTGGGGCCTGTCGACGACGAGGATGACGTCATCGATGGCGAGGCGCTCGGTCACGCATCCCGCGTGATCGTGCTCGATGCTTACGCCTCCCCGCTTTCCGCTGCCGCCCAGGTATTGCTGCCGGTCTGCAGCTACGCGGAGAGTGGCGGGACATGGGTCAATTTCGCGGGTCGGGTGCAGCACGCGGAGAAGGCCTTGTTGCCTACCGCGACGGTGCGGCCGGCCTCCATGGTGCTGGCTGATCTCTTCGATTCGCTGGGTTCGAGGAAGGCTCCCGCGCCGGCGGAAGTGGCGGCCCATATCGCCGAAAGCGTGCCGGATCTCGCCGGGATCGAGTGGAAAGCCCTGCCGGGTTCCGAGGGGCAGGACGCCGCCGGCTGCCAGGCCGCCGACCAGGCTTGTCCGGCTACGGGCGCGGCAGCGCGCATGCTGGCTTCCGGCTGGAAGCTCTGA